The Toxorhynchites rutilus septentrionalis strain SRP chromosome 3, ASM2978413v1, whole genome shotgun sequence genome includes a region encoding these proteins:
- the LOC129779132 gene encoding phospholipid phosphatase 5 isoform X2, giving the protein MYFEWKDPFIRKIQPDEMWLYRNPRTESYVPLIALYPSMYGFAALVFVTYFFHTRDLTDFKCAWLGISLAGTLNGVITQSIKIAVGRPRPDFFWRCFPDGVMNEDMLCSGDHHSIMEGRKSFPSGHSSVAFASLGFISLYLFGKLNVFNERGRGQAWRLVVSVVPLLAATMVAISRTCDYHHHWQDVVVGSVIGLIEGYLCYRQYFPSLDSRYCYLAYASDAMYPNPSRKTTSKPEASGIEVNPENEMLVDTAEKDNKWT; this is encoded by the exons GTACTTCGAATGGAAAGATCCATTTATTCGAAAAATACAACCTGACGAGATGTGGCTCTACAGGAACCCTCGTACGGAAAGCTACGTTCCTCTGATTGCACTATATCCTTCGATGTATGGTTTTGCGGCGCTCGTGTTCGTGACGTACTTCTTCCACACACGAGATCTCACCGATTTCAAGTGTGCATGGCTGGGAATCTCACTGGCCGGTACCTTGAATGGGGTGATCACCCAGTCGATTAAGATAGCCGTGGGTCGTCCTAGGCCAGACTTTTTCTGGCGCTGTTTCCCGGACGGTGTGATGAACGAGGATATGTTGTGCAGTGGAGATCACCATTCTATAATGGAGGGCCGAAAAAGTTTCCCTAGTGGGCATTCGTCTG TTGCCTTTGCCTCACTTGGATTCATTTCGTTGTATCTGTTCGGGAAGCTGAATGTATTCAACGAGCGAGGTCGAGGGCAGGCTTGGCGATTGGTTGTCTCCGTGGTTCCACTTCTTGCAGCCACAATGGTCGCGATCAGTAGGACATGTGATTATCATCATCATTGGCAGGATGTTGTCGTTGGATCCGTGATAGGACTTATTGAAGGTTATCTTTGCTATCGACAGTATTTTCCATCTTTAGATTCTCGTTATTGTTATCTGGCATACGCTAGTGATGCTATGTATCCAAATCCGAGCAGAAAAACAACTTCCAAGCCAGAAGCTTCCGGTATTGAAGTCAACCCCGAAAACGAAATGTTAGTGGACACTGCAGAGAAGGACAATAAATGGACCTAG
- the LOC129779133 gene encoding acylpyruvase FAHD1, mitochondrial: MSQNFFKSTRKIIGAGVNYKEVLRITNATKPENPVIFFKPISSLISTDENTIKVPKVFGAINYEAELGVVIGKSCKDVTPDQALSYVAGYCLALDMTGMDFILGARPKGLPWCLGKGFDTSTPVSRLITPEEIGNPSDVRVWCMVNDQLKQDDSTRNLIFSIPELISYTSKYMTLEENDLILTGTPAGAGPVKHGDVIECGLSDIVQMKYHVKDE; encoded by the exons ATGTCTCAGAATTTTTTCAAATCCACGCGCAAAATAATTGGTGCTGGTGTTAATTACAA AGAGGTTCTGCGTATAACCAACGCCACCAAGCCAGAGAACCCTGTGATATTCTTCAAACCTATATCATCTCTTATCTCGACCGACGAGAACACAAtcaag GTCCCAAAGGTTTTCGGAGCCATCAACTACGAAGCCGAACTGGGAGTCGTTATTGGAAAAAGCTGTAAAGATGTGACACCAGACCAGGCGCTAAGCTACGTGGCCGGCTATTGTCTGGCGTTAGATATGACTGGAATGGATTTTATTCTTGGAGCACGCCCGAAAGGTCTTCCGTGGTGTCTTGGCAAAGGATTCGACACCTCGACGCCCGTGAGCAGACTCATCACCCCCGAAGAAATCGGTAATCCAAGCGATGTGCGCGTGTGGTGTATGGTAAACGACCAGCTGAAGCAGGATGACTCCACAAGAAACCTTATATTCTCG ATCCCAGAGCTGATTTCCTATACCTCTAAATACATGACGCTGGAGGAAAACGATTTGATACTAACCGGAACGCCAGCCGGTGCTGGTCCGGTGAAACATGGTGACGTAATCGAATGTGGACTAAGTGATATCGTGCAAATGAAATACCACGTTAAGGACGAGTAA